The following DNA comes from Ardenticatenales bacterium.
AGACGATAGATACGTGCGCGCCTCTTCGACGTCTTCTTCACGGTCATCGCGCGTATGTGCGCCATTTCCGGGCGGGGAATAGGGGCGATAGCTTTCCGCACGGCGCGGGCGCAGGTTCAGCACCTGATTCAGATACACAAACTCATCACAGGCGCGCACAAACAGGCGGTGCGAGCGGTCGCCGTGCGGGCCGATGCCCAGCACTCTTTTGCCGTACTTGTGTAGCTTGCTGGCCAGGGGACCAAAGTCACTATCCCCCGACACAATCACGAAAGTCGTGATATGCGGGTGCAGCAGCGCCACTTCCAACGCATCGAGAGCCAGGCGAATGTCGGCGCGATTTTTACCCTGCCCCACGCTATAGACCTGAACCAGGTCAATGGCGTTCAGCGTCATGTCGTACCGATACTCATCAAAGTTCTTCCAGTTGGCATACGCCTGCTTGATGGCGATTTGACCACGGCGAGACAAATAGCGGAGCAGATCACTGACATAGAAAGATAACGATTCGTCGTTTGCCCAAATAGCCAGGTTTTCGAAGTCAATAAAGACGGCTAACTGTGGTAACGGGTATTGGGGTATTTCTAGTTGCATGATGTTTCTAAATCCTCAAGAGAACGATGGTCGGCGGCGGCCGATCATGAGCGCAGCCGTCGCCGGACCAGATTACCAGTTATTGCGGTCGATTTTGGCGAATAAACGCCCGCGGATCGACATAGTCGCGGTCAATTCGGCCCTGATCCAGGCCGGGCCAATCACCTGGGTTGACAAACAGAGCTTCGGTGGGACTGATGTCGAAGTGCAAATGGAAGGGGACCGGATTTTGTGGATCGCCTTGCCCAATGCGGCCAATGACGTGGCCGCGGCGCACCCGATCACCCGTCTGCACGTCCATCCGCTCCAGGTGGGCGGAGCGGGAATAGACGCGCGGGCCACCCGGTGTTAAGGGATCGTGACGGATGACGACGAGGTTGCCCCAGGCCTCGCGGAATCCGGCAAATGTGACTTCCCCGCTGGCAACGGCGAAAACGGGCGCGTGGGCGTCGGCGTCGAAGTGGCCGGGGAGATTCAGATTGAGGTCCGCGCCTGTGTGCAGCACGGATTTGCCGCGCAGTGTGTAGAGCGAACCGTAAGGATTGACGTCCACCCACATGCCTGGCCATACCTGGGCACCGTGGCGTTCGGCATCCGTGCCGATGGGCGCGTCGAATCCGTCTGCGAGGAGGACGCCGGGTGTGCCTTCCACGACTTTGTGCCAGCGAATGCCGGCAAAACCCACCTCGCGCCCTTCTTCACCCGTAAAATTGGTGAGATTCACCTGGCCACTGGATGGGTTGTTGGCGTCCAGCTCAAAAATACCCAGCGACACCCAGACATCGGAGAAACGCTGTTGGTTGACGTCCACAGGGACCGGCTGGTTCTCACCGACGACGCCGTGGACGTAGTAGCGGGCGCGGCGAGTGGTGGCGTGCAGGCCAGGGATCCAGGCGCTGACGTTGTATTTGCCAGACGTGGTAATGTCGGGCATCCAGATGGCCCAAACGCTGCTGGGCGTGCTGCCGACGCTCCGGGCGAATTTCATGCTCTGGCCCAGGCGCGTGAAGGGTGTGAATCCGGCTTTGGGGAATTGGGTGTGCAGGCCGTCGAAGTAGCCAGGTTCGCCAACGTTGATAACTAGCTCTTCTTCCTGTTCGATAAAGGGGAGGCCGCTGTCGCTTGGATTGGTGGGATCGTAACGGAAGTTGGCGATGGCGTCCCACAGAGCCGTCCCTCCGACGCGGGTGTTGCCCGGATCGTTGAAGGCATGTTCCCAGCTCCAGAAGTTGACGGCGGGCAGGGCCAGGGTCTTGGCTTGCGTCAGGAAGCGTTCGATCTGGCGTGGGGTGGCGCTCCAGTAGGTGTTATCCGCCTGAGTTTCGCCATAGGCTGCGCCTGTGGGGATGAAGAGCTTACGGGGGAAGCGGTCTTTGTAGTCTTCGTAGGATTCGGTGAGGTTGGTGATGGCGTCTCCTTCTTTGCCGCCGAGCATTGCCCAGTAGATTTGGGGCATGGCGATATCGCACTCTTCCATGAAGGCGTCAAAGGGGAAGCCGGGTTGGAATTTGGGGAAGCGGTAGGTGCTGAGCGCGAGCAGGACGTCGTCACCCATTTCCTGGCGCAGGCTGCGGGTGAGGGCGCTGGCGCGTTTTCCGCCTTCGGTCGTGGACCATTTGTTGTTGCCGATGTTTTCCGCGTTGAGGACAAGGCCTTTGAGTCCGAACTGTTTGGCGCGGTCGGCGAAAACGCGGGCCTGGTCTTCGGGCATGGTACGTTGTCCGTAGACAAAGGAGAAGCCCCAGACGGTGATGTTTTCGGCTTTTAGGGCGTTGATCAGGTCTTGGGTGGCGCGTTCGCGGTGGCCGCCGGGGTCCTGATCGGGGATGGGGAAGGGGTCGCCCCCGTCCGCTATTTTGATGATGATGTGTTCGATGCCGGCATTTTTCGCCGTCCGTGCCGCTTCCGTAGCATTCATATTCATCCGCCGCAGCACTTCGTGCGCCCGCCAGACATACAATCCTTTTCCTGAAATCATTGCCCTCACTCCTTGAGACCGGCAATGCGATCCTTGCCGATTTACCAGTCTCCACAACATGACTTGAGGCACGGCAGAATGCCGGCATTTCTGCCCACACTCAAACAGCCGCCGCACAAGCTCTTGCCATGACGCTGCGCTTGATTGCTGACGTTTTGGCGGCGTGGAGACACTCGCTCGTCGAAGCCATCGTCAGCCAGACGTATCACCTTATATCTAAAATACTTGTCAAAATGAAAGGGACCACTAGACATTTGTGCCGTTGATACACCCACCGGGGGATTGGGGGCGAACGAGCCGGCAACAAATGTCTGTGGGAAATTGCGGTTGCTCGATTGCCGCCACGGATCACCCAGAATTTGGGGGATAATCAGGTGGAAGGAGCCGCGAAGGTATTTCGCCTGAATAAATAAGGAACGCTGCCTGACAGACATAGACTCTCTAATCGAAAAGTCTATCCACAAAGACTTAGTTTTCGCGTTAAGGTTCTGTCGTCAGGAAGGTTGCCTCAGACCTCAAACGGCAACGTTTGAGGCGCAGGCGGCGTGTTTGCCCCGCACAAACCAGGAATGTGCCTGGGGCGGATATACTGCATACTTTGGCGCAACAAACTCCCCGTGAAAAATGGCTGTGTGCCGAATTCTTCAAAAAAACCTAAATGTGCTTGCGCCACAGAACACTTCTTCAAACGCCGTAGCGGTAGCAGAAAGGATTAATTCCTGCTACCGGGGTGCTTTCCGAAAACACCCTGCCCATCGACCCTTTCCGAAGTACATGGAATTATTATACTCCTATAGCGGTGGAAAGAGTAGGGGGGAGAGAAACGGAAATCAATTGCCCGTCTCCGCTCCTTACTTAGGCTTTTTCGGAATTTGAATGGTCCTATTCCATACCGCAAAAGCCGCAGGCCAATCCAGAGAATCGCGCCTTTTCCGGATCGATATTTTTCTGGGTTGGCCTTAATCCGACTGCTCCTCCAGATAACGCTCCAGGGCGTCTCCGTCGTCTTCGTTGACGAGACTTCGCCGCGTGCGTCCC
Coding sequences within:
- a CDS encoding peptidoglycan DD-metalloendopeptidase family protein, translated to MISGKGLYVWRAHEVLRRMNMNATEAARTAKNAGIEHIIIKIADGGDPFPIPDQDPGGHRERATQDLINALKAENITVWGFSFVYGQRTMPEDQARVFADRAKQFGLKGLVLNAENIGNNKWSTTEGGKRASALTRSLRQEMGDDVLLALSTYRFPKFQPGFPFDAFMEECDIAMPQIYWAMLGGKEGDAITNLTESYEDYKDRFPRKLFIPTGAAYGETQADNTYWSATPRQIERFLTQAKTLALPAVNFWSWEHAFNDPGNTRVGGTALWDAIANFRYDPTNPSDSGLPFIEQEEELVINVGEPGYFDGLHTQFPKAGFTPFTRLGQSMKFARSVGSTPSSVWAIWMPDITTSGKYNVSAWIPGLHATTRRARYYVHGVVGENQPVPVDVNQQRFSDVWVSLGIFELDANNPSSGQVNLTNFTGEEGREVGFAGIRWHKVVEGTPGVLLADGFDAPIGTDAERHGAQVWPGMWVDVNPYGSLYTLRGKSVLHTGADLNLNLPGHFDADAHAPVFAVASGEVTFAGFREAWGNLVVIRHDPLTPGGPRVYSRSAHLERMDVQTGDRVRRGHVIGRIGQGDPQNPVPFHLHFDISPTEALFVNPGDWPGLDQGRIDRDYVDPRAFIRQNRPQ